A single region of the bacterium genome encodes:
- a CDS encoding sulfite reductase subunit A, translating into MRQFNPGKDKLVIDSKELQKLFDVLLRHGYTTIGPTLKDQAIILDEISSIDQLPVGWTDEQGAGTYRLKKRNDDAWFGYVITPTSWKTYLHSPAVKFWSAKRNGKEFDVEEDKTEPLKFAFIGVRACELHAIAIQDKVFYGKDFQDAAYVQKRERAFIVAVNCSVAGHNCFCASMNTGPKAANHFDIALTEIIDGTHHFFVAETGSDLGVEILHEVSNTSANEEQVQQAEQVVVKTESQITKILDTTDLKHMLNRNLENRIWDSIGKRCLSCANCTMVCPTCFCTNVEDVTDLSGDHAERWRKWDSCFTVRFSYIHGGSIRNSAKSRYRQWMTHKLSNWVDQFGSFGCTGCGRCITWCPVGIDLTEEAATIRQGEKHVAVEDEL; encoded by the coding sequence ATGCGGCAATTTAATCCCGGTAAAGACAAACTCGTTATTGACAGTAAAGAACTACAGAAACTTTTTGACGTCTTACTCCGACACGGTTACACTACGATCGGCCCTACTTTAAAAGATCAAGCCATTATTCTCGATGAAATTTCATCGATCGATCAACTGCCTGTCGGATGGACGGATGAGCAGGGCGCTGGTACCTATCGTTTGAAAAAACGAAATGATGATGCATGGTTTGGTTACGTTATCACTCCGACGTCATGGAAGACTTATCTGCACAGTCCGGCGGTTAAATTCTGGTCGGCAAAACGTAACGGCAAAGAGTTTGACGTTGAGGAAGATAAGACGGAACCGTTGAAATTTGCATTTATCGGCGTACGAGCATGTGAACTGCATGCCATCGCGATACAAGACAAAGTTTTTTATGGCAAAGATTTTCAGGATGCTGCTTACGTGCAAAAAAGAGAACGCGCTTTTATTGTTGCAGTCAATTGTAGCGTGGCAGGGCACAATTGTTTCTGCGCGTCGATGAATACCGGCCCGAAAGCGGCCAATCATTTTGACATTGCGTTGACGGAGATTATTGACGGCACACATCATTTCTTCGTTGCGGAGACGGGCTCGGATCTCGGCGTAGAAATTTTACACGAGGTGTCAAATACGTCGGCGAACGAAGAGCAGGTTCAACAGGCAGAACAAGTTGTTGTGAAGACAGAATCTCAAATTACCAAAATTTTGGATACGACGGATTTGAAGCATATGTTGAACCGAAATCTGGAGAATCGCATCTGGGACAGCATCGGAAAACGCTGTCTGAGCTGCGCTAATTGCACCATGGTTTGTCCGACCTGCTTTTGCACCAACGTTGAGGACGTAACAGACCTGAGCGGCGATCATGCGGAGCGCTGGCGCAAATGGGATTCCTGCTTTACGGTTCGTTTTTCATACATCCACGGCGGCAGTATCCGCAATTCTGCTAAATCACGTTACCGCCAATGGATGACGCATAAGTTATCTAATTGGGTTGATCAGTTCGGCTCCTTCGGATGCACCGGCTGCGGCCGCTGTATTACGTGGTGCCCCGTGGGAATTGATTTAACGGAAGAAGCGGCAACGATCCGGCAGGGAGAAAAGCACGTTGCCGTAGAAGATGAACTTTAG
- a CDS encoding Ni/Fe hydrogenase subunit gamma, whose protein sequence is MIAEVPNVMLPRLFQISRAVKETHDTFTFELKPLDGGEFTFKPGQFNMVYLFGVGEIPVSISGDPLKKTSIIHTIRAVGSVTKAMRKLKKGDILGIRGPYGTDWPVLRASGHDVAIVAGGIGLAPLRPVIYHVLAHREKYGKVILLYGSRTPQDILFMKELEKWRARLDAEVAVTVDRASGAWRGNVGVVTTLISKAHFDPARTIAMVCGPEIMMRFTVQEFITRGVLKDKIYMSMERNMKCAVGFCGHCQWGSVFICKDGPVFRYDTIHDLLMQREI, encoded by the coding sequence ATGATAGCAGAAGTTCCGAATGTAATGCTGCCGCGGCTGTTTCAGATCAGCCGCGCAGTAAAAGAAACACACGATACTTTTACTTTTGAATTAAAACCATTGGACGGCGGTGAGTTTACTTTCAAGCCCGGCCAATTTAATATGGTCTATTTGTTCGGCGTGGGTGAGATACCCGTTTCGATCAGCGGCGATCCGTTGAAAAAAACAAGTATCATTCATACGATCCGCGCGGTGGGAAGCGTCACGAAGGCGATGCGCAAGCTGAAAAAAGGGGATATTCTCGGGATCCGCGGTCCCTACGGAACCGACTGGCCGGTATTACGGGCATCAGGCCATGACGTTGCCATAGTTGCAGGCGGAATCGGATTGGCGCCGCTAAGGCCGGTGATCTATCATGTGCTTGCACATCGTGAAAAATACGGAAAAGTGATTTTATTGTACGGTTCACGCACGCCTCAGGATATTCTATTCATGAAGGAACTTGAAAAATGGCGGGCGCGGCTTGATGCGGAAGTGGCGGTCACCGTAGATCGTGCCAGCGGCGCCTGGCGCGGCAATGTCGGCGTTGTCACCACGCTAATATCGAAGGCGCATTTTGATCCGGCGCGAACGATCGCCATGGTATGCGGACCCGAGATCATGATGCGATTTACGGTTCAGGAATTTATTACCCGCGGCGTCCTGAAGGATAAAATTTATATGTCCATGGAGCGAAACATGAAATGCGCGGTCGGTTTTTGCGGACACTGCCAATGGGGTTCTGTCTTCATTTGCAAGGACGGCCCGGTATTTCGCTATGATACGATCCATGATCTTCTGATGCAGAGGGAGATATGA
- a CDS encoding oxidoreductase: MTKKNKPKLAVWKFASCDGCQLSLLDCEDELLTLIGRIDIANFPEASREVVKGPYDVSLVEGSITTAHDAERIHAIRRISNVLISIGACATAGGIQALRNFKNVKDFTNIVYARPDYIETLSKSTPISEHVFVDFEVRGCPISKPQLIEVISAYLNGRKPNTPPHSVCMECKQRGTTCVMVAKEIPCLGPVTQAGCGAICPSYHRGCYGCFGPKETPNMSSLSKWWSQLAVSDPDIVRSFRAFNCYSDACRKESEAYEY, encoded by the coding sequence ATGACAAAAAAAAATAAACCCAAACTGGCGGTTTGGAAATTTGCCTCGTGTGACGGATGTCAGCTTAGTCTTTTGGATTGTGAAGATGAGTTACTTACGCTCATCGGACGAATCGACATTGCCAATTTTCCTGAAGCATCACGCGAAGTGGTCAAAGGGCCTTACGATGTATCTTTGGTCGAAGGTTCCATCACTACAGCTCATGACGCGGAGAGAATTCATGCCATACGGCGTATTTCGAATGTGCTGATTTCCATCGGTGCATGCGCGACGGCGGGTGGAATTCAAGCGCTGCGCAATTTCAAAAATGTAAAAGATTTTACAAACATTGTCTATGCACGGCCGGATTATATTGAGACGCTTTCAAAATCCACGCCGATCTCCGAACATGTATTTGTTGATTTCGAGGTGCGGGGTTGTCCGATCAGCAAACCGCAGCTCATTGAAGTGATCAGCGCTTATTTGAACGGGCGTAAACCTAATACGCCTCCTCATAGCGTTTGTATGGAATGTAAACAGCGCGGAACGACCTGTGTGATGGTTGCCAAAGAAATACCGTGCTTGGGTCCGGTTACGCAAGCCGGGTGCGGCGCCATTTGTCCTTCTTACCACAGAGGTTGTTACGGATGTTTTGGCCCCAAGGAGACGCCGAATATGTCTTCTCTCAGCAAGTGGTGGAGCCAACTTGCCGTGAGCGATCCGGATATCGTCAGATCGTTCCGCGCTTTTAATTGTTACTCGGATGCCTGCCGTAAGGAGAGCGAGGCGTATGAATACTAA
- a CDS encoding acetyl-CoA hydrolase/transferase family protein — MKWTEEFKRKSTTAQEAVSIIKPGDKIFTSGNAATSYVLLNALADRKDELTDVEVTHVLLIGNDPLSKPEMAGHFRHNSLFVGPADREAVNDGRADYIPVFLHEIPWLFSSGQKHLDVAIIQTTLPDEHGFMSLGVETLATMAALKAAKIILAQANEKMPRTLGDCFIHVSKVTKIVEVSEDIPELERAQPTDIERRIGQHVAQLVDDGTTLQLGIGGIPDSVLSFLYDRKNLGIHTEMVSDGVMQAIESGIINGSQKTLHPGKVVGTFALGSRALYDYIHNNPMFEFHPSDYTNDPFIISRNENIVAVNSAIEVDLTGQVCSDSIGTKIFSGFGGQVDFIRGAAYAKGGKPVIALPSTAQGGKTSRIAPILKSGAGVVTTRADVHYVVTEFGVAYLHGKNLRERAEALIAIAHPSFREELAKAAHERLKYNFFVH, encoded by the coding sequence ATGAAATGGACTGAAGAATTTAAGAGGAAAAGTACGACAGCGCAGGAAGCCGTTTCAATTATCAAGCCCGGCGATAAGATATTTACAAGCGGCAATGCGGCAACTTCGTACGTTTTGCTAAACGCTCTTGCCGATCGTAAGGACGAACTCACCGATGTCGAAGTGACGCATGTTTTACTGATCGGTAATGATCCGTTGTCGAAACCGGAAATGGCGGGGCACTTCAGACACAACTCGCTGTTCGTGGGCCCGGCAGACCGCGAAGCGGTTAATGACGGCCGCGCAGATTACATTCCCGTCTTTCTTCATGAAATTCCATGGCTTTTTTCATCCGGTCAAAAACATTTAGATGTGGCGATCATTCAAACCACCCTTCCGGACGAACATGGTTTTATGAGTTTAGGCGTGGAAACATTGGCGACCATGGCGGCATTGAAAGCAGCAAAAATTATTCTGGCGCAGGCGAATGAAAAAATGCCGCGAACTTTAGGCGATTGTTTCATTCACGTTTCAAAAGTAACCAAGATCGTTGAGGTTTCTGAAGATATACCGGAACTCGAGAGAGCGCAGCCTACCGACATTGAACGGAGGATCGGACAGCATGTAGCGCAGTTGGTTGACGACGGCACCACGCTGCAATTAGGCATCGGAGGAATTCCCGATTCCGTTTTATCATTCTTGTATGACCGGAAAAATCTGGGCATTCACACGGAAATGGTTTCTGACGGCGTGATGCAGGCTATCGAATCGGGCATTATCAACGGTTCGCAAAAGACATTACATCCCGGCAAAGTTGTTGGAACGTTTGCGCTCGGAAGCCGTGCTCTTTACGATTATATACACAATAACCCGATGTTCGAGTTTCATCCATCGGATTACACTAACGATCCTTTTATCATTTCACGTAATGAGAATATAGTTGCGGTGAATTCCGCCATCGAAGTAGATTTGACCGGGCAAGTATGTTCCGATTCTATAGGGACAAAAATATTTTCCGGTTTCGGCGGACAGGTTGATTTTATTCGCGGCGCGGCCTACGCCAAAGGCGGAAAGCCGGTCATTGCGTTGCCGTCAACTGCACAAGGCGGAAAAACCTCACGTATCGCCCCCATTCTAAAGTCCGGCGCGGGTGTCGTGACCACGCGGGCGGATGTGCATTATGTAGTGACGGAATTCGGCGTCGCGTACTTACATGGAAAAAATTTAAGAGAGAGAGCGGAAGCGCTGATCGCTATCGCTCACCCCAGTTTCAGAGAAGAATTAGCAAAAGCTGCGCATGAAAGGCTGAAGTACAATTTCTTCGTTCACTGA
- a CDS encoding cyclic nucleotide-binding domain-containing protein: MENLESVLKEHGFLSDFPDELLPVIVGCASNVRYDTEQFIFHESEEARKVYLIRQGKVAVEIFVPGRGHVVIETLEAGDVLGWSWLVPPYYWHFDARVVEPTRAIALDGECLRKKCEDNHEMGYQLLKRFFTVLSSRLQATRLQLMDVYGAKADW, from the coding sequence ATGGAAAATCTAGAATCGGTATTGAAAGAACATGGATTCCTGTCCGACTTTCCGGATGAATTATTGCCTGTTATCGTCGGCTGCGCGTCGAACGTTCGGTATGACACCGAGCAGTTTATTTTTCACGAGAGCGAAGAAGCAAGAAAAGTGTATCTGATTCGTCAGGGCAAAGTTGCAGTCGAGATTTTTGTTCCCGGACGGGGTCATGTGGTCATCGAAACTTTAGAAGCGGGCGACGTGCTTGGCTGGTCCTGGTTGGTGCCGCCGTACTACTGGCACTTCGATGCGCGCGTCGTAGAACCGACACGGGCGATAGCCTTGGATGGGGAATGTTTGAGAAAAAAATGCGAAGACAATCATGAAATGGGATATCAATTGCTCAAACGTTTCTTTACGGTTCTCTCTTCACGCCTCCAGGCAACCCGTTTACAGTTAATGGATGTGTATGGAGCAAAAGCGGATTGGTAA
- a CDS encoding trypsin-like serine protease produces the protein MHRIFGISLIIFVSLSSLLAQDDILSSRQNALTRAIKKVVPAIVGINVVSIQEYTYSNPFINDEFFSQFFPKQKYYDKVKGLGSGFLISDDGYILTNEHVVNGAVEVIVTLTDGSKYPAKIIGMDKTVDVAVLKITPDRKLKYITFADSEDLIIGEWAIALGNPFGLFDINNQPTVTVGVISATKRDFGLIDGNHSYQNMIQTDAAINGGNSGGPLVNSAGEVVGINTFIYSGSGAAKTNIGIGFAIPINRVAKILPELKQKGMVDRSFTMGFKYQSVDRMIAKYLGLDEVKGLVVSEVEKAGPAESAGLRVSDVITRINGQNVNNEYDFRKIILGDDLRIGDSVNLEVVREKKKFTLKLILAKA, from the coding sequence ATGCATAGAATATTTGGAATATCCCTGATTATTTTTGTCTCACTATCATCTTTACTAGCGCAAGATGATATCCTGTCATCCCGGCAAAATGCGCTGACGCGCGCCATTAAAAAAGTTGTTCCGGCCATCGTTGGAATTAATGTGGTTTCAATTCAGGAATACACGTATTCTAATCCATTCATTAACGACGAATTTTTCAGCCAGTTTTTTCCAAAACAAAAATATTACGACAAAGTTAAAGGGCTCGGTTCCGGGTTTCTTATTTCGGATGACGGGTATATTTTGACCAATGAGCACGTGGTGAATGGCGCGGTTGAGGTAATCGTAACATTGACTGACGGCTCGAAATATCCCGCGAAAATCATCGGTATGGACAAAACCGTGGACGTTGCCGTTTTGAAGATCACGCCGGACCGCAAATTAAAATATATCACCTTTGCCGATTCGGAAGATCTGATCATCGGCGAATGGGCGATCGCGTTGGGAAATCCGTTCGGGCTGTTTGATATCAATAATCAACCGACCGTGACTGTTGGAGTAATCAGCGCAACCAAACGTGATTTTGGGCTGATCGACGGCAACCACTCCTATCAAAACATGATTCAGACCGATGCGGCGATAAACGGCGGCAACAGCGGTGGCCCTTTGGTAAATTCCGCCGGAGAAGTGGTTGGCATTAATACGTTCATCTACAGCGGAAGCGGCGCCGCCAAGACCAATATCGGGATCGGTTTTGCCATTCCAATTAATCGTGTTGCAAAGATTCTTCCCGAACTAAAACAAAAGGGTATGGTGGATCGATCTTTTACTATGGGATTTAAATATCAGTCCGTGGATCGTATGATCGCCAAATACCTGGGTCTTGATGAAGTGAAAGGACTCGTTGTTTCTGAAGTGGAGAAAGCAGGCCCGGCCGAGTCGGCAGGGTTGCGTGTAAGCGATGTGATCACAAGAATCAACGGACAAAATGTGAATAATGAATATGACTTCCGTAAGATCATATTGGGTGATGATCTTCGGATAGGGGATTCGGTGAATTTGGAGGTCGTTCGTGAGAAGAAGAAATTTACACTCAAACTGATATTGGCAAAAGCATAA
- the uvrB gene encoding excinuclease ABC subunit UvrB, giving the protein MKQNLAQFKLVSDFVLQGDQKAAVAQLIDGIHRGAKYQTLLGVTGSGKTYTMANVIEQIGKPTLLLSHNKTLAAQLYGELKQFFPENAVEYFISYYDYYQPEAYVPSSDTFIEKDMSINDEIEKLRLRATSSLLERRDVIIVASVSCIYGIGSPQDYKDLYVFVEKGQQIERNTILERLVAMQYNRNDMDFKRSTFRVRGDVIDVYPAYEDYFVRIEMFGNEIDQITYLEPVSNKVIRKPQTAVIFPATHFVTTEAKMHQGILRIQKELEERLALFRSQGKLLEAQRIEQRTKYDIEMMLELGYCSGIENYSRHIDGRGEGERPHCLMDYFPKDFLMIIDESHVTLPQVRAMYNGDRARKTTLVDYGFRLPSALDNRPLKFEEFEKMLSQVVFVSATPSAFELEKSEGVIIEQIIRPTGLLDPIIEVRPVKNQIDDLIHEIRECAAKSERVLVTTLTKRMAEDLTEYLSNLKIRVRYMHSEIDSLERVNILRDLRLHAFDVLVGINLLREGLDLPEVSLVAIIDADKEGFLRSERSLMQTAGRAARHVNGKVIFYADKITDSMKAVIDETNRRRELQIGHNVEHNITPTSISKTREEIMRATSVADYFLYNEEQEQNRLAAEKLPDYDAMLSGEDKKTLIQKLKAEMLDAVKKLEFERAANLRDQIARIES; this is encoded by the coding sequence ATGAAACAAAACCTGGCGCAATTTAAACTCGTATCCGATTTTGTTCTGCAGGGCGATCAAAAAGCCGCTGTCGCGCAATTGATCGATGGAATTCATCGCGGCGCTAAGTATCAAACTCTGCTCGGCGTTACAGGTTCGGGAAAGACCTATACGATGGCTAATGTGATCGAGCAGATCGGTAAACCAACCTTGCTGTTGTCACACAATAAAACGCTGGCAGCGCAGTTATACGGCGAACTTAAACAGTTTTTCCCTGAAAATGCAGTCGAATATTTTATCAGTTACTACGATTATTATCAGCCCGAAGCTTATGTTCCATCCAGCGATACCTTCATCGAAAAAGACATGTCGATCAATGATGAGATCGAAAAATTGCGTTTGCGCGCTACGAGTTCTCTCCTCGAACGCCGGGATGTGATCATCGTGGCATCGGTCAGTTGTATCTACGGTATCGGCTCTCCTCAGGATTATAAGGATCTATATGTGTTTGTCGAAAAAGGCCAGCAGATCGAACGTAATACGATTCTCGAACGTCTCGTGGCTATGCAGTACAACCGCAACGATATGGATTTTAAACGAAGCACATTTCGCGTGCGCGGGGATGTGATCGATGTGTATCCGGCGTATGAAGATTATTTTGTTCGTATTGAAATGTTCGGCAATGAGATCGACCAGATTACCTATCTGGAGCCGGTTTCCAATAAGGTCATTCGTAAACCGCAGACGGCGGTTATTTTTCCGGCTACGCATTTTGTTACAACCGAGGCCAAAATGCATCAAGGCATACTGCGAATTCAAAAAGAACTGGAAGAGCGTTTGGCGCTATTCCGTTCGCAGGGAAAATTGCTCGAAGCGCAGCGCATCGAACAGCGAACAAAATACGACATAGAGATGATGCTGGAATTGGGTTATTGTTCCGGCATCGAAAATTACTCACGCCACATCGACGGACGCGGCGAAGGCGAGCGGCCGCATTGCCTAATGGATTATTTCCCGAAGGATTTTCTGATGATCATCGACGAATCGCACGTAACGCTTCCGCAGGTTCGCGCCATGTATAACGGCGACCGCGCGCGTAAAACAACGCTGGTCGATTACGGATTTCGTCTCCCGTCGGCCCTGGATAATCGTCCGTTGAAATTCGAAGAATTCGAAAAAATGTTAAGTCAGGTTGTTTTTGTCAGCGCGACGCCTTCGGCATTTGAACTCGAAAAAAGTGAAGGCGTTATTATCGAACAAATTATTCGCCCGACCGGCCTGCTCGACCCCATTATCGAAGTGCGTCCGGTCAAAAATCAAATTGACGATCTGATCCATGAGATCCGCGAATGCGCTGCGAAATCGGAACGTGTGCTCGTGACTACTTTAACCAAACGCATGGCGGAAGACCTGACGGAATATCTTTCAAATTTGAAGATTCGCGTCCGTTATATGCACTCGGAAATCGACTCGCTGGAGCGTGTAAATATTCTGCGCGATCTCCGTCTGCATGCGTTTGATGTGCTCGTGGGGATCAATCTTCTTCGTGAGGGTTTGGATCTGCCCGAAGTATCGCTCGTAGCCATTATCGATGCCGACAAAGAAGGTTTCCTGCGAAGCGAAAGATCGCTCATGCAAACAGCCGGGCGCGCAGCAAGGCATGTTAACGGCAAAGTTATATTCTATGCGGACAAAATTACCGATTCGATGAAAGCGGTCATCGATGAAACGAACCGACGCCGTGAACTTCAGATCGGACATAATGTCGAACATAATATTACGCCGACGAGTATTTCAAAAACCCGGGAAGAGATCATGCGGGCAACATCCGTTGCCGACTATTTCCTTTATAATGAAGAGCAGGAGCAGAACAGATTGGCGGCAGAAAAATTGCCCGATTATGACGCTATGTTGTCAGGGGAGGACAAAAAAACTCTTATTCAGAAATTAAAAGCAGAAATGCTCGACGCGGTAAAAAAGTTGGAGTTCGAACGCGCAGCTAATTTGAGAGATCAGATCGCAAGGATAGAATCTTAG
- a CDS encoding Ni/Fe hydrogenase subunit alpha — MNTKTIKVDYLARVEGEGGLIVKIKDKKITKVQFKIFEPPRFFEAFLRGRKYTEAPDITARICGICPIAYQMSSSQAMENILGIKVEGALRDLRRLIYCGEWIESHVLHVYMLHAPDFLGYESAIHMAGKFPDIVKRGLELKKIGNEIMTAVGGREIHPVNVAVGGFYRAPSKKELQPLEEKLKWARDASIETVKWVAGFDFPDFEMDYEFVALHREDEYAILDGKLISNRGLNIEIRDYERNFEEIHEAHSNALHSIIIRRGAYNVGPLARFNLNFEQLTPTAKALAKEVHFMPECKNPFKSIIARSIETVYACEEALRIIQHYEPPEISRLELHPKAGTGYGCTEAPRGICYHRYSTDAEGVITDAKIVPPTSQNQKQIEADLTKFVEKNIGLDKGKLTWQCEQAIRNYDPCISCATHFLKLEIERA, encoded by the coding sequence ATGAATACTAAAACGATAAAAGTGGACTATCTGGCAAGGGTCGAAGGCGAAGGCGGCCTTATCGTCAAGATCAAAGACAAAAAAATAACGAAGGTACAATTTAAAATATTCGAGCCGCCGCGTTTTTTTGAAGCCTTCCTGCGCGGACGTAAGTACACCGAAGCGCCGGACATTACTGCGCGCATTTGCGGAATCTGTCCGATAGCCTATCAAATGAGTTCCTCGCAGGCTATGGAAAATATTCTGGGAATCAAGGTCGAAGGTGCGCTGCGTGACCTGCGTCGGCTGATCTACTGCGGCGAGTGGATTGAAAGTCATGTATTGCACGTGTATATGCTTCATGCGCCGGATTTTCTGGGGTATGAGAGCGCCATCCACATGGCCGGTAAATTTCCGGATATAGTTAAACGCGGTCTGGAACTGAAAAAAATTGGCAATGAGATCATGACGGCAGTCGGCGGGAGGGAAATTCATCCGGTGAATGTGGCGGTCGGCGGGTTTTACCGCGCGCCGTCGAAGAAAGAATTGCAACCGCTCGAGGAAAAGTTAAAATGGGCGCGCGATGCGTCTATTGAAACTGTCAAGTGGGTTGCCGGATTCGACTTCCCTGATTTTGAAATGGATTATGAATTTGTTGCTCTGCACCGCGAGGATGAATACGCGATCTTGGACGGGAAACTTATTTCCAATCGCGGGTTAAATATTGAGATTCGCGACTATGAACGCAATTTTGAAGAAATTCACGAGGCGCATAGTAATGCGCTGCACAGCATTATCATTCGGCGCGGCGCGTATAACGTCGGGCCCCTAGCCAGATTTAATCTCAATTTTGAACAACTGACGCCGACCGCGAAAGCGCTCGCTAAGGAAGTTCATTTCATGCCGGAATGCAAAAATCCGTTTAAGAGCATCATTGCGCGCAGCATTGAAACGGTGTATGCCTGCGAAGAAGCGCTACGAATCATACAACATTATGAACCGCCGGAAATCTCGCGATTGGAATTACATCCGAAAGCCGGAACCGGTTATGGATGCACCGAAGCGCCCCGCGGAATATGTTATCATCGTTATTCGACCGATGCAGAAGGCGTTATTACCGACGCGAAGATCGTGCCGCCGACATCTCAAAATCAGAAGCAGATTGAGGCCGATCTCACAAAATTTGTAGAAAAAAATATCGGTTTGGATAAAGGTAAACTGACATGGCAGTGCGAGCAGGCGATTCGTAATTATGATCCATGCATTTCCTGCGCGACGCATTTTCTGAAACTTGAAATTGAAAGAGCATAA
- the fsa gene encoding fructose-6-phosphate aldolase encodes MKFFIDTANLDEIKEAASLGVLDGVTTNPSLVAREKNVNFVELLKEICKVVDGPISAEVVSTDLDGMLKEGHELAKLHKNITVKLPLIKAGLQACKIFTSEGIKTNVTLCFSPNQALLAAKAGATFVSPFVGRLDDISTNGMQLIDEICNMYDNYGYKTQVLVASVRHPMHVVEACQIGAHVCTMPLKVIEQLIHHPLTDLGLKKFLEDWEKMNKGK; translated from the coding sequence ATGAAATTTTTCATCGACACGGCAAATTTGGATGAAATCAAGGAGGCAGCGTCATTAGGCGTTTTGGACGGCGTAACTACGAACCCGTCGCTTGTTGCGAGAGAAAAAAATGTCAACTTCGTCGAATTACTCAAAGAAATATGTAAAGTGGTTGACGGTCCGATCTCTGCGGAAGTGGTGAGTACGGATCTGGACGGCATGCTAAAGGAAGGGCATGAACTTGCTAAGCTTCATAAGAATATCACAGTGAAACTTCCATTGATCAAGGCCGGTTTGCAGGCTTGTAAGATTTTTACTTCCGAAGGAATTAAGACCAATGTGACATTGTGTTTTTCGCCAAATCAAGCGTTGCTTGCCGCTAAAGCAGGCGCAACCTTTGTTAGCCCGTTTGTTGGCCGTCTCGACGACATCAGCACCAACGGAATGCAATTGATTGATGAGATATGTAATATGTATGATAACTACGGTTATAAAACCCAAGTGCTGGTTGCGAGCGTGCGCCATCCCATGCACGTGGTGGAAGCTTGCCAGATCGGCGCGCATGTATGCACGATGCCCCTCAAAGTGATCGAACAGTTGATTCATCATCCTTTGACGGATCTCGGTCTGAAGAAATTTTTAGAAGATTGGGAAAAAATGAATAAGGGGAAATAA
- a CDS encoding hydrogenase maturation protease has product MKTASKILVIGIGNAFRRDDSVGVMVAREVAKLNFPDVRVIEQSGEGAALMEVWKETDMAIMIDAVCSDNIPGTIHRLEPKNETIPANFFNYSTHAFSIAEAIELAKALKSETPDLIVYGIDGVDFGTGEGLSEAVEKKVQDVLIMVIHDILKYRQIKNNSLNLK; this is encoded by the coding sequence ATGAAAACAGCCTCCAAGATTTTGGTCATCGGAATCGGCAATGCATTTCGCCGCGACGACAGCGTCGGCGTCATGGTTGCGCGGGAAGTGGCTAAATTGAATTTCCCGGATGTGAGAGTGATCGAACAAAGCGGGGAGGGCGCTGCGCTGATGGAGGTTTGGAAAGAGACAGATATGGCAATCATGATCGATGCCGTCTGTTCTGATAACATCCCGGGAACGATTCATCGCCTGGAGCCTAAGAACGAAACGATCCCGGCTAATTTTTTTAATTATTCCACCCATGCTTTTAGCATTGCCGAAGCGATTGAACTCGCAAAAGCGTTGAAATCGGAAACACCGGATCTTATTGTCTATGGAATCGACGGTGTGGATTTTGGAACGGGCGAGGGTTTATCCGAAGCAGTGGAGAAGAAAGTTCAAGACGTACTAATTATGGTCATTCATGACATTTTGAAATACAGGCAGATAAAAAACAACAGTCTGAATCTTAAATAA